A DNA window from Mycobacterium sp. IDR2000157661 contains the following coding sequences:
- the eno gene encoding phosphopyruvate hydratase gives MPIIEQVGAREILDSRGNPTVEVEVMLGDGSFARAAVPSGASTGEHEAVELRDGGSRYGGKGVQKAVEAVLDEIGPAVLGMNADDQRLVDQALLDLDGTPDKSRLGANSILGTSLAVAKAAALAADLELFRYIGGPNAHILPVPMMNILNGGAHADTGVDVQEFMVAPIGAASFKEALRWGAEVYHALKAVLKKQGMATGLGDEGGFAPDVLGTRAALDLILSAIEAAGFKPGPDVALALDVAATEFYTEGQGYEFENEVRTADQMGQFYSELMDAYPLVSVEDPLSEDDWDGWVALTTAIGDRVQIVGDDLFVTNPERLEEGIEKGAANALLVKVNQIGTLTETLDAVALAHNSGYRTMMSHRSGETEDTTIADLAVAVGSGQIKTGAPARSERVAKYNQLLRIEENLGDAARYAGDLAFPRFAVEPK, from the coding sequence GTGCCCATCATCGAGCAGGTCGGAGCCCGCGAGATCCTCGACTCCCGGGGCAACCCGACGGTCGAGGTCGAGGTGATGCTCGGCGACGGCTCCTTCGCCCGCGCCGCGGTGCCGTCGGGCGCCTCGACCGGCGAGCACGAGGCCGTCGAACTGCGCGATGGCGGAAGCCGCTACGGCGGCAAGGGCGTGCAGAAGGCCGTGGAGGCCGTGCTCGACGAGATCGGGCCCGCGGTGCTGGGAATGAACGCCGACGACCAACGGCTGGTCGATCAGGCACTGCTCGACCTGGACGGCACGCCCGACAAGTCCCGGCTGGGCGCCAACTCGATCCTGGGCACCTCGCTGGCCGTGGCCAAGGCCGCGGCGCTGGCGGCCGACCTCGAGCTGTTCCGCTACATCGGCGGGCCGAACGCGCACATCCTGCCGGTGCCGATGATGAACATCCTCAACGGCGGCGCCCACGCCGACACCGGCGTCGACGTCCAGGAGTTCATGGTCGCTCCGATCGGCGCTGCGTCGTTCAAGGAGGCGCTGCGGTGGGGTGCGGAGGTGTACCACGCGCTGAAGGCGGTGCTCAAGAAGCAGGGCATGGCCACCGGCCTCGGCGACGAGGGCGGCTTCGCACCCGACGTGCTGGGCACCAGGGCCGCGCTCGACCTGATCCTGTCGGCCATCGAGGCGGCCGGCTTCAAGCCCGGTCCCGACGTGGCGCTGGCACTCGACGTCGCCGCCACCGAGTTCTACACCGAAGGCCAGGGCTACGAATTCGAGAACGAGGTGCGCACCGCCGACCAGATGGGTCAGTTCTACTCCGAGTTGATGGACGCCTATCCGCTGGTATCGGTCGAGGACCCGCTGTCCGAGGACGACTGGGACGGCTGGGTGGCGTTGACCACCGCGATCGGGGACCGGGTGCAGATCGTGGGCGACGACCTGTTCGTCACCAACCCCGAGCGGCTCGAGGAGGGCATCGAGAAGGGCGCCGCCAACGCGCTTCTGGTCAAGGTCAACCAGATCGGCACGTTGACCGAAACCCTGGATGCGGTCGCGCTGGCCCACAACAGCGGCTATCGGACCATGATGAGCCACCGCAGCGGCGAGACCGAGGACACCACCATCGCCGACCTCGCCGTCGCGGTGGGCAGCGGCCAGATCAAGACCGGCGCACCCGCCCGCAGCGAGCGCGTCGCCAAGTACAACCAGCTGCTGCGCATCGAGGAGAACCTGGGAGACGCCGCCCGCTATGCGGGTGACCTCGCCTTCCCGCGGTTTGCCGTGGAGCCGAAATAG
- a CDS encoding FtsB family cell division protein, translating to MPDAKRPDPKRRSPTSRPGKSGAGSAGKGRPRSAARRESRGSAPEAEPQDSGIVIRRAIESSAEQQSEQRFGSAARRAAILAAVVCVLTLTIAGPVRTYFAQRTEMKQIQATEQQLRAQIAELEQQKAKLADPVFIAAQARERLGFVMPGEIPYQVQLPPGAAAPGVEEAAPGTAANPDQPWYTALWHTIADEPHGVSPAAPPPPGVPQPGTPPPPPPPAPPPGG from the coding sequence GTGCCCGATGCGAAACGGCCCGACCCCAAGCGTCGGTCCCCGACTTCCCGGCCAGGGAAGTCGGGGGCGGGCAGCGCAGGCAAGGGCCGTCCTCGCAGCGCGGCTCGGCGCGAGTCGCGGGGTTCCGCACCTGAGGCCGAGCCGCAGGACAGCGGCATCGTCATCCGCCGCGCCATCGAATCGTCGGCCGAGCAGCAATCCGAGCAGCGCTTCGGATCGGCGGCACGGCGAGCCGCGATACTCGCCGCCGTCGTCTGTGTGCTGACTCTGACCATCGCCGGACCCGTGCGCACCTATTTCGCCCAGCGCACCGAGATGAAACAGATCCAGGCCACCGAACAGCAGTTGCGCGCGCAGATCGCCGAACTCGAACAGCAGAAGGCCAAGCTGGCCGACCCCGTGTTCATCGCCGCGCAGGCGCGCGAACGGCTCGGCTTCGTGATGCCCGGCGAGATCCCCTACCAGGTGCAGCTGCCCCCCGGAGCGGCCGCGCCCGGCGTCGAGGAGGCCGCACCGGGCACCGCCGCGAACCCCGACCAACCCTGGTACACGGCGCTGTGGCACACCATCGCCGATGAGCCGCATGGTGTTTCGCCGGCCGCACCACCGCCGCCCGGCGTGCCGCAACCCGGCACACCACCGCCACCGCCGCCGCCGGCGCCTCCGCCCGGTGGTTGA
- a CDS encoding DUF501 domain-containing protein, which yields MVDRSDLDAVARQLGREARGVLEIAYRCPNGEPGVVKTAPRLPDGTPFPTLYYLTHPALTAATSRLESSGLMRDMTDRLQSDPQLADAYRRAHESYLAERDAIEPLSTTFSGGGMPDRVKCLHVVIAHSLAKGPGVNPFGDEALALLADEPALAGILEPGRWA from the coding sequence GTGGTTGACCGGTCGGACCTCGACGCCGTCGCGCGGCAGCTGGGACGTGAAGCCCGCGGCGTGCTCGAGATCGCCTACCGGTGCCCCAACGGCGAACCCGGTGTCGTGAAGACCGCGCCGAGACTGCCTGACGGGACGCCGTTTCCGACGTTGTACTACCTGACCCACCCGGCACTGACCGCGGCGACAAGCCGGCTGGAGTCCTCCGGCCTGATGCGCGACATGACCGACCGGCTGCAGTCCGACCCGCAACTGGCCGACGCGTACCGCCGCGCGCACGAGTCGTATCTCGCCGAACGCGACGCGATCGAGCCTTTGAGCACAACGTTTTCCGGCGGTGGGATGCCGGACCGGGTGAAGTGCCTGCACGTGGTGATCGCGCACTCGCTGGCCAAGGGCCCGGGCGTCAACCCGTTCGGTGACGAGGCGCTGGCGCTACTCGCCGACGAGCCGGCATTGGCAGGAATACTCGAGCCAGGGAGGTGGGCGTGA
- a CDS encoding Ppx/GppA phosphatase family protein, translated as MTDRVGAIDCGTNSIRLLIADRVEGRLRDVHREMRIVRLGQGVDATGRFAPDALARTHAALTGYAQLMRDHDVARVRMVATSATRDAANRDVFFEMTADVLGAVVPGAVAEVITGTEEAALSFHGAVDELDSAAGPFVVVDLGGGSTEVVLGTGDVEASHSADIGCVRLSERCLHTDPPTATEIAAAREAAREGLAEAFRAVPVERARTWVGVAGTMTTLSALAQQMTTYDSQAIHLSRVPFPDLLAVCDELIAMTRAQRAVLGPMHEGRVDVIGGGAIIVEELADALGKRAGIEELVVSEHDILDGIALSIAD; from the coding sequence GTGACTGACAGGGTCGGCGCCATCGATTGCGGTACCAACTCGATCCGGTTGCTCATCGCCGACAGGGTCGAGGGCCGGCTACGCGACGTGCACCGGGAGATGCGCATCGTCCGGTTGGGCCAAGGTGTCGACGCCACAGGCCGATTCGCACCCGACGCGCTCGCGCGCACGCACGCCGCACTGACCGGCTACGCCCAGTTGATGCGCGACCACGACGTGGCCAGGGTGCGCATGGTGGCGACGTCGGCGACCAGGGACGCCGCCAATCGCGACGTGTTCTTCGAGATGACGGCCGACGTGCTGGGCGCGGTGGTCCCCGGCGCGGTCGCCGAGGTGATCACCGGCACCGAGGAGGCCGCGCTGTCGTTTCACGGCGCGGTCGACGAACTCGATTCGGCAGCAGGGCCATTCGTGGTCGTCGACCTCGGCGGCGGGTCGACCGAGGTGGTGCTGGGCACCGGCGACGTGGAAGCCAGTCATTCGGCCGACATCGGCTGCGTGCGGTTGAGCGAACGGTGCCTGCACACCGACCCGCCGACCGCCACCGAGATCGCCGCCGCGCGCGAGGCCGCCCGTGAGGGCCTCGCCGAGGCGTTCCGAGCGGTGCCCGTAGAGCGCGCGCGCACCTGGGTGGGGGTGGCCGGGACCATGACCACGTTGTCGGCACTGGCCCAACAGATGACCACCTACGATTCGCAGGCCATTCACCTGTCGCGCGTTCCGTTCCCGGATCTCCTCGCGGTGTGCGACGAGTTGATCGCGATGACGCGGGCGCAGCGCGCGGTGCTGGGGCCGATGCACGAGGGGCGCGTCGACGTGATCGGAGGAGGCGCGATCATCGTCGAGGAATTGGCCGACGCGCTCGGAAAACGCGCCGGAATCGAGGAGCTCGTGGTCAGCGAACACGACATCCTCGACGGCATCGCGCTGTCGATCGCGGACTGA
- a CDS encoding DUF4383 domain-containing protein has translation MASTPKYMAVQGAALLVGAALVVLGVLGFIPGITSDYDQLAWAEPASGAALFGAVAVSGVHNIVNIVIGGLGFLMARTYAAARAYLLLGGLVYLGLWVYELSVVHINDWLHLSLAIVMALLAVTLAGQHDPTKRRNRVRA, from the coding sequence ATGGCGAGCACCCCGAAATACATGGCCGTGCAGGGGGCGGCGCTCCTCGTGGGCGCCGCCCTGGTCGTGCTCGGCGTCCTCGGCTTCATTCCCGGTATCACCTCCGATTACGACCAGCTGGCATGGGCCGAACCGGCCTCGGGCGCCGCCCTGTTCGGCGCGGTCGCGGTGTCGGGGGTGCACAACATCGTCAACATCGTGATCGGCGGCCTCGGGTTCCTGATGGCGCGCACTTACGCTGCGGCGCGGGCGTATCTGCTGCTCGGCGGCCTGGTGTACCTGGGACTCTGGGTGTACGAGCTGTCCGTCGTGCACATCAACGACTGGCTGCATCTGAGCCTGGCGATCGTGATGGCGCTGCTCGCCGTCACGCTGGCCGGTCAGCATGATCCGACGAAACGGCGCAACAGGGTTCGGGCCTGA